The following coding sequences lie in one Rhizobium rhododendri genomic window:
- a CDS encoding YMGG-like glycine zipper-containing protein yields MKKLIIAVALIGTLASCTPEERGTAIGAGTGAVIGGAVTNSWGGAAVGAVAGGLVGNLIGHSERRGYCIYRDRYGQRYEARCR; encoded by the coding sequence ATGAAAAAACTGATTATCGCAGTTGCACTCATCGGCACACTCGCATCGTGCACGCCGGAAGAGCGCGGCACAGCCATTGGTGCAGGCACCGGTGCCGTCATCGGTGGTGCCGTCACCAATAGCTGGGGCGGTGCTGCTGTCGGCGCCGTTGCAGGCGGCCTCGTCGGTAACCTGATCGGCCACTCGGAACGTCGTGGCTACTGCATCTATCGCGACCGTTATGGCCAGCGCTACGAAGCACGTTGCCGCTAA
- a CDS encoding helicase-related protein, whose translation MTLTSQPMILSGRGVTAVLGPTNTGKTHYAIERMVAHGNGMIGLPLRLLAREVYTRLVEKVGIKNVALFTGEEKIAPPNACYSVCTVEAMPRETRASFVAIDEVQLAGDLERGHIFTDRILHLRGRDETLLLGAGTMRPILEHLLPGITVVERPRLSHLAYAGQKKITRLPQRSAIVAFSADEVYAIAELIRRQRGGAAVVLGALSPRTRNAQVELYQNGDVEYLVATDAIGMGLNLDVDHVAFAQDRKFDGYQFRHLNPGELGQIAGRAGRHLRDGTFGVTGQVDPFDADLVRRIESHQFDNVKVLQWRTKDLDFSSVAALKLSLDAPPRIHGLTRSLPSVDQQALEQLTGYPEVARLAVGRANVEKLWEACALPDYRRITPAQHADLISSLFSDLVQHGTVNEDFMAEQVRRADRTDGEIDTLSARIAQIRTWTYVSNRPGWLADPTHWQEKTREIEDRLSDALHERLTNRFVDRRTSVLMKRLRENAMLEAEISVNGDVFVEGHHVGQLTGFRFSPIGGTDGPDAKAVQNASLKALGLEFEARAARIHAAGNGDLAIGSDGSVRWLGDPVARLTGSDHIMRPRVILLADEQLTGHAREHVAARIERFVNHHISTVLKPLDDLSRAEDLQGLAKGLAFQVVENLGVLFRRDVTEEVKSLDQDARASMRRYGIRFGAYHIFVPALLKPAPAELITLLWALKNDGIDKPGYGDLIPVLAAGRTSVVTDSTYERTFYKLAGFRFLGKRAVRIDILERLADLIRPLLQWKPGQPSRPDGAYDGRRFTTTTAMLSILGATLDDMEEILKGLGYRADAVPAEEAAIHLSKQDATPVAATNVLAPVDGSSTPHPETAEAEAAVATQSEAVAETVAEVSAAVSEDAPVAEPEAAKDVAPESAAEAAVTDVAPSKAAAEGAPVDAVAAEPPKPVLLWRLGGRNDNQRPAPRQGERRGQQGPRAGQDQANAQPNTNRRPSGDQPQGEGNREARDNRGGPRGGKDGGGGRPPQQQGKRPDHRGGERNERNDRGGERNDRNNRPAAQPTRFEAKPPRKEKPMDPDSPFAKLAALKEQMKK comes from the coding sequence ATGACCCTGACTTCGCAGCCCATGATTTTGAGCGGTCGCGGTGTAACCGCGGTGCTCGGACCGACAAATACCGGCAAGACCCATTACGCCATCGAGCGCATGGTCGCGCACGGCAATGGCATGATCGGCCTTCCGCTGCGGCTTCTGGCGCGCGAGGTCTACACGCGGCTTGTCGAGAAAGTCGGTATCAAGAACGTTGCGCTGTTTACCGGCGAAGAAAAGATCGCCCCGCCTAACGCCTGTTACTCCGTCTGCACTGTCGAGGCGATGCCGCGCGAGACGCGGGCCTCTTTCGTTGCCATCGACGAGGTGCAACTCGCCGGCGATCTCGAGCGCGGTCATATCTTCACTGATCGTATCCTGCATCTGCGCGGCCGCGACGAGACATTGCTTCTCGGCGCGGGCACCATGCGGCCGATCCTGGAGCATCTGTTGCCGGGAATTACCGTTGTCGAGCGGCCAAGGCTTTCCCATCTTGCCTATGCCGGCCAGAAGAAGATTACCCGGCTGCCGCAGCGTAGCGCCATCGTCGCGTTTTCAGCGGATGAGGTCTACGCCATTGCCGAACTGATCCGTCGCCAGCGCGGCGGGGCGGCCGTGGTCCTCGGTGCCCTAAGCCCACGCACGCGCAATGCCCAGGTCGAGCTTTACCAGAACGGCGATGTCGAATACCTCGTCGCTACCGATGCCATCGGCATGGGCCTCAATCTTGATGTCGATCACGTCGCGTTTGCCCAGGACAGGAAATTCGATGGCTACCAGTTCCGTCATCTCAATCCTGGTGAACTCGGGCAGATTGCCGGCCGTGCCGGTCGCCATCTGCGCGACGGGACGTTCGGTGTTACCGGCCAGGTCGATCCCTTCGATGCCGATCTCGTTCGCCGCATCGAGAGCCACCAGTTCGACAACGTCAAAGTGTTGCAATGGCGCACGAAGGATCTCGACTTTTCCTCCGTCGCCGCGCTGAAGCTCAGCCTCGATGCGCCGCCGCGCATCCATGGGCTGACACGTTCGTTGCCTTCCGTCGACCAGCAGGCTTTGGAGCAACTGACCGGTTATCCGGAGGTTGCGCGCCTCGCCGTCGGCCGGGCGAATGTAGAAAAATTATGGGAAGCCTGTGCATTGCCGGATTATCGGCGTATCACACCGGCCCAACATGCCGATTTGATTTCGTCCCTGTTTTCCGATCTCGTGCAACATGGCACGGTGAACGAGGATTTCATGGCCGAGCAAGTCCGGCGCGCCGACCGGACCGATGGCGAGATAGACACGCTTTCGGCGCGAATCGCGCAGATAAGAACTTGGACCTATGTTTCGAATCGGCCCGGTTGGCTTGCCGATCCGACACACTGGCAAGAAAAGACGCGGGAAATCGAAGATCGATTGTCCGACGCGTTACATGAAAGGTTGACGAACCGCTTTGTTGATCGCAGGACATCTGTGCTCATGAAGCGCCTGAGAGAGAATGCAATGCTGGAAGCTGAAATCAGTGTAAATGGAGATGTCTTCGTCGAAGGGCATCATGTCGGGCAGTTGACCGGGTTCCGGTTCTCTCCTATCGGCGGGACTGACGGTCCCGACGCCAAAGCCGTGCAGAACGCGTCGCTCAAAGCGCTGGGTCTGGAATTCGAGGCGCGCGCTGCCCGCATTCATGCGGCAGGCAACGGCGATCTGGCGATCGGCTCCGATGGTTCGGTGCGCTGGCTCGGCGACCCCGTGGCGCGGCTTACCGGCAGCGACCATATCATGCGCCCACGCGTCATCCTGCTTGCCGACGAGCAGCTGACCGGCCATGCGCGCGAACATGTTGCCGCCCGCATCGAGCGCTTCGTCAATCATCACATTTCGACGGTGCTGAAGCCGCTCGACGACCTCTCTCGCGCTGAAGACCTGCAAGGCCTTGCCAAGGGTCTGGCTTTCCAGGTCGTCGAGAACCTCGGCGTGCTGTTCCGCCGCGATGTCACGGAAGAAGTGAAGTCGCTGGACCAGGATGCGCGCGCCTCGATGCGCCGCTATGGCATCCGCTTCGGCGCCTATCATATTTTCGTTCCAGCATTGCTGAAGCCGGCTCCGGCTGAGCTCATCACCCTGCTCTGGGCGCTGAAAAACGACGGCATCGACAAGCCGGGCTATGGCGATCTCATCCCGGTCCTGGCTGCCGGCCGCACATCCGTGGTCACGGATTCGACCTATGAGCGCACCTTCTACAAGCTCGCCGGCTTCCGTTTCCTTGGCAAGCGTGCCGTGCGCATCGACATTCTCGAGCGCCTTGCCGATCTTATCCGGCCGCTGCTGCAGTGGAAGCCCGGCCAGCCTTCCCGTCCGGACGGTGCCTATGATGGCCGGCGCTTCACAACGACGACGGCGATGCTGTCCATTCTTGGTGCTACGCTCGACGATATGGAAGAGATCCTGAAGGGCCTCGGCTATCGCGCCGATGCCGTGCCGGCCGAAGAAGCTGCAATTCACCTCAGCAAGCAGGACGCTACGCCAGTCGCTGCGACAAACGTATTGGCACCAGTCGACGGATCCTCTACGCCGCACCCAGAGACAGCTGAAGCCGAAGCTGCCGTGGCGACCCAGTCAGAGGCCGTCGCGGAAACAGTCGCGGAAGTGTCCGCAGCGGTTTCGGAAGATGCTCCTGTTGCCGAGCCGGAAGCCGCCAAAGACGTTGCGCCTGAAAGCGCAGCAGAGGCTGCCGTTACCGATGTGGCTCCGTCAAAAGCTGCGGCCGAAGGCGCTCCAGTCGACGCGGTCGCTGCCGAGCCGCCGAAGCCGGTATTGCTGTGGCGGCTGGGTGGCCGCAACGACAACCAGCGTCCGGCTCCGCGCCAGGGCGAGCGCCGTGGTCAACAGGGTCCACGCGCTGGCCAGGATCAGGCCAATGCGCAGCCAAACACCAATCGTCGCCCATCCGGCGACCAGCCGCAGGGCGAAGGCAATCGCGAAGCACGCGACAATCGCGGCGGGCCGCGCGGTGGCAAGGACGGCGGCGGCGGTCGTCCGCCGCAGCAGCAGGGCAAGCGTCCCGATCATCGCGGCGGCGAGCGCAATGAGCGCAATGACCGTGGTGGAGAGCGCAACGATCGAAACAATCGCCCGGCGGCTCAGCCGACACGCTTCGAGGCGAAGCCACCTCGCAAGGAAAAGCCGATGGATCCGGATTCGCCCTTCGCAAAGCTGGCCGCGCTCAAGGAGCAGATGAAGAAGTAA
- a CDS encoding DUF3309 family protein produces MLGTILLVVLVLLLVGALPNWGYSSSWGYGPSGGLGLIVVIILVLVLMGRI; encoded by the coding sequence ATGCTCGGCACGATACTGCTCGTCGTACTCGTATTGCTCCTGGTGGGCGCACTGCCAAACTGGGGCTACAGCAGCAGCTGGGGTTATGGTCCTTCTGGTGGCCTTGGTCTCATCGTCGTCATCATTCTGGTTCTCGTCCTGATGGGGCGGATTTAA
- a CDS encoding CarD family transcriptional regulator, with translation MTTQQKKPSVRHGFKTGESIVYPAHGVGTITAIEDQEVAGMTLELFVIDFEKDKMRLKVPVAKAMSIGMRKLSESDFVERALKVVQGKARVKRTMWSRRAQEYDAKINSGDLISIAEVVRDLYRAENQPEQSYSERQLYEAALDRMAREIAAVNRLSETEAVRVVETNLNKGPKRGKVLEEEESQDEAA, from the coding sequence ATGACGACCCAACAGAAGAAACCTTCAGTGCGCCACGGCTTCAAAACCGGCGAATCGATCGTTTATCCCGCCCACGGTGTGGGTACGATCACCGCGATTGAAGATCAAGAAGTGGCTGGCATGACGCTTGAACTTTTCGTGATTGATTTCGAAAAGGACAAGATGCGTTTGAAGGTTCCGGTGGCGAAAGCCATGAGTATCGGCATGCGCAAGCTGTCGGAAAGCGATTTCGTCGAACGTGCCTTGAAGGTCGTGCAGGGTAAAGCCCGCGTCAAGCGTACCATGTGGTCGCGTCGGGCGCAGGAATATGATGCGAAGATCAATTCCGGCGACCTGATCTCGATTGCTGAAGTCGTCCGCGATCTTTATCGCGCCGAGAACCAGCCGGAGCAGTCCTACTCCGAGCGCCAGCTTTACGAAGCAGCTCTGGACCGGATGGCTCGCGAAATTGCTGCCGTCAACCGCCTGTCGGAAACGGAAGCCGTTCGTGTCGTCGAGACCAACCTCAACAAGGGACCGAAGCGAGGCAAGGTTCTGGAAGAGGAAGAGTCGCAAGACGAAGCGGCGTAA
- the phaR gene encoding polyhydroxyalkanoate synthesis repressor PhaR produces MAKNEGQVVIKKYANRRLYNTGTSTYVTLEDLAEMVKRGEEFTVQDAKSGDDITHAVLTQIIFEQESKTNNTLMPISFLRQLIGFYGDQMQMVVPSFLEHSMKSFTEQQVQMREQMSSAFGETPLAKNFSLPIKMVEEQVRRNTDMFQQAMEMFAPFMKSPPKETRKAEARDIDELKEQMKALQAKLDSL; encoded by the coding sequence ATGGCAAAAAACGAGGGCCAGGTCGTAATAAAGAAATACGCCAATCGCCGCCTCTACAACACAGGAACCAGCACCTACGTGACACTGGAAGACCTGGCGGAGATGGTGAAACGGGGGGAGGAGTTTACAGTTCAGGATGCCAAGAGCGGCGATGACATCACGCATGCGGTATTGACGCAGATCATCTTCGAGCAGGAATCGAAGACCAATAATACCCTGATGCCGATTTCATTCCTGCGACAGCTGATCGGCTTTTACGGCGATCAGATGCAGATGGTCGTGCCGAGCTTTCTCGAGCATTCGATGAAGTCCTTTACTGAGCAGCAAGTCCAGATGCGCGAGCAGATGAGCAGCGCTTTTGGCGAAACGCCGCTCGCCAAGAATTTCTCGCTGCCGATCAAGATGGTCGAGGAACAGGTGCGCCGCAACACGGACATGTTTCAGCAGGCCATGGAGATGTTTGCGCCCTTCATGAAGTCACCGCCGAAGGAAACCCGCAAGGCCGAAGCCCGTGACATCGACGAGTTGAAGGAGCAGATGAAGGCGCTGCAGGCAAAGCTCGACAGCTTGTGA
- a CDS encoding RNA polymerase factor sigma-32: protein MTTMSADRRMIKIAMAAPYLERSEEHDLALRWKENDDRGARNKIATAHMRLVISMAGKFRNFGLPMSDLVQEGYVGLLEAAARFEPEREVRFSTYASWWIRASIQDYILRNWSIVRGGTSSAQKALFFNLRRLRAKLAKGDTQLTVQSIHQEIAAALGVSLNDVQVMDARLSGNDASLQAPSISGDADSAERMDFLVSNEPLPDEQVTSMIDGERRRKWLAAALTHLNEREMKIISARRLAEDGATLEELGADLGISKERVRQIESRAIEKLRSALVVADPHMAAFA from the coding sequence ATGACGACCATGTCTGCAGATCGACGCATGATCAAAATCGCAATGGCGGCTCCCTATCTCGAGCGAAGCGAAGAGCACGATCTTGCACTTCGCTGGAAGGAAAATGATGACCGCGGCGCCCGCAACAAGATTGCGACTGCCCATATGCGCCTTGTCATCTCCATGGCCGGCAAGTTCCGCAACTTCGGCCTGCCGATGAGCGACCTCGTTCAAGAAGGTTACGTGGGCCTGCTGGAAGCCGCTGCCCGCTTCGAGCCTGAGCGGGAAGTGCGCTTCTCGACCTATGCAAGCTGGTGGATCCGCGCTTCTATCCAAGACTACATCCTGCGCAACTGGTCGATCGTTCGCGGCGGCACGAGTTCGGCCCAGAAAGCGCTGTTCTTCAACCTCCGTCGGCTGCGCGCCAAGCTCGCCAAGGGCGATACGCAGCTGACTGTCCAGTCCATCCATCAGGAAATTGCTGCTGCTCTCGGCGTCAGTCTGAACGATGTGCAGGTGATGGATGCCCGTCTCTCCGGCAACGATGCCTCTCTGCAGGCCCCGTCGATCTCCGGCGATGCCGATAGTGCCGAGCGGATGGATTTTCTGGTCAGTAACGAGCCGCTGCCGGACGAGCAGGTGACATCGATGATCGACGGCGAGCGCCGGCGCAAATGGCTTGCCGCAGCCCTCACCCATCTGAACGAACGCGAGATGAAGATCATCAGTGCCCGTCGCCTGGCTGAGGATGGTGCAACTCTCGAAGAACTCGGTGCCGATCTCGGCATTTCCAAAGAGCGTGTTCGCCAGATCGAAAGCCGCGCCATCGAAAAGCTTCGCAGCGCGCTGGTTGTTGCCGATCCGCACATGGCGGCATTTGCGTAA
- the fdxA gene encoding ferredoxin FdxA, with amino-acid sequence MTYVVTDNCVRCKYTDCVEVCPVDCFYEGENFLVIHPDECIDCGVCEPECPAEAIKPDTEPGLDKWLKINADYATQWPNITVKREPMAEAKQMDGETGKFEKYFSANPGSGD; translated from the coding sequence ATGACCTACGTCGTGACCGACAATTGCGTACGTTGCAAATACACCGATTGCGTTGAAGTCTGCCCGGTAGACTGCTTTTACGAGGGCGAGAATTTCCTGGTCATCCATCCCGACGAGTGCATCGATTGCGGCGTCTGCGAACCGGAATGTCCGGCTGAAGCCATTAAGCCCGATACCGAGCCGGGCCTCGACAAGTGGCTGAAAATCAATGCCGATTACGCGACCCAGTGGCCAAACATCACGGTCAAGCGGGAGCCGATGGCCGAAGCAAAGCAGATGGATGGCGAGACCGGCAAGTTCGAGAAATACTTCTCTGCCAACCCCGGTTCTGGCGACTGA
- a CDS encoding acetyl-CoA C-acetyltransferase, with product MSQPSIVIASAARTAVGAFNGAFAAIPAHELGATAIRGALERAGIEAAEVDEVILGQVLQAAQGQNPARQAAMKAGVPQEATAWSVNQLCGSGLRAVALGMQQIALGDAKIIVAGGQESMSMAPHAAHLRAGTKMGDMTMVDTMIKDGLTDAFYGYHMGITAENVAKQFELSRDDQDTFAVASQNKAEAAQQAGRFRDEIVAFTIAGRKGDVTVDSDEYIRHGSTLEGMARLRPVFDKEGTVTAGNASGLNDGAAATVLMSEGEAERRGIRPLGRIVSWATAGVDPQIMGTGPIPASRKALEKAGWTVGDLDLVEANEAFAAQACAISRELGFDPAIVNVNGGAIAIGHPIGASGARILTTLLFEMKRRGARKGLATLCIGGGMGVAMCIEAF from the coding sequence ATGAGCCAACCATCCATCGTCATCGCCAGTGCCGCGCGCACCGCAGTGGGCGCCTTTAACGGGGCTTTTGCAGCGATCCCGGCCCACGAACTGGGAGCAACGGCGATCCGGGGGGCTCTGGAGCGCGCCGGCATCGAGGCTGCCGAGGTGGACGAGGTTATCCTCGGCCAGGTGCTGCAGGCAGCGCAGGGCCAGAACCCGGCGCGCCAGGCTGCGATGAAGGCGGGCGTGCCGCAGGAGGCGACGGCCTGGAGCGTGAACCAGCTTTGCGGCTCGGGCCTGCGGGCCGTGGCGCTTGGCATGCAGCAGATTGCGCTTGGCGATGCGAAAATTATCGTGGCCGGCGGCCAGGAGTCCATGTCGATGGCGCCGCACGCGGCCCACCTGCGCGCGGGCACCAAGATGGGCGACATGACCATGGTCGATACGATGATCAAGGATGGCCTGACCGACGCATTCTACGGCTATCACATGGGTATCACCGCCGAAAACGTCGCCAAGCAGTTTGAGCTGTCCCGCGATGACCAGGATACCTTTGCCGTCGCTTCCCAGAACAAGGCCGAGGCAGCCCAGCAGGCCGGACGTTTCAGGGATGAGATCGTGGCCTTCACAATCGCCGGCCGTAAGGGCGACGTGACCGTCGATAGCGACGAGTACATCCGCCACGGATCGACGCTGGAGGGCATGGCGCGGCTCCGTCCTGTGTTCGACAAAGAGGGGACGGTTACCGCCGGCAACGCATCCGGGCTAAACGACGGTGCTGCCGCAACGGTGCTGATGAGCGAGGGGGAAGCCGAACGTCGTGGAATCCGTCCACTGGGCCGGATCGTTTCCTGGGCAACCGCGGGCGTGGATCCGCAAATCATGGGCACCGGCCCCATTCCGGCCTCGCGGAAGGCGCTGGAAAAAGCTGGCTGGACGGTTGGCGACCTCGACCTCGTGGAGGCCAACGAGGCCTTCGCGGCACAGGCCTGCGCGATCAGCCGCGAACTGGGCTTCGATCCCGCCATCGTCAATGTCAACGGCGGGGCGATTGCCATCGGTCACCCGATTGGCGCATCGGGCGCCCGTATTCTGACCACTTTGTTGTTCGAGATGAAGCGGCGCGGTGCACGTAAGGGTCTTGCGACCCTGTGTATTGGCGGCGGCATGGGGGTAGCCATGTGTATCGAGGCGTTTTAA
- the rpmF gene encoding 50S ribosomal protein L32 has product MAVPKRKTSPSKRGMRRSADALKTSTYVEDKNSGELRRPHHIDLKTGMYRGRQVLTPKESA; this is encoded by the coding sequence ATGGCTGTACCGAAGAGAAAAACAAGCCCGTCCAAGCGCGGCATGCGCCGTTCGGCTGATGCGCTCAAGACTTCGACATACGTCGAAGACAAGAACTCCGGCGAACTGCGCCGCCCGCATCACATCGACCTGAAGACCGGCATGTACCGCGGCCGCCAGGTTCTGACTCCAAAAGAATCCGCATAA
- the phbB gene encoding acetoacetyl-CoA reductase has protein sequence MSRVALITGGTRGIGAAISMALHNAGYRVVATYAGNDERAEAFNSVTGIAVYRWDVTDYEACGKGIAQVEADVGPVEILVNNAGITRDAMFHKMTPQQWHEVVNTNLNGLFNMTHHVWAGMRERNFGRVVNISSINGQKGQMGQANYSAAKAGDIGFTKALAQEGAAKNITVNAICPGYIGTEMVLSVPEKVMNGYILPQIPVGRLGEPEEVARCVVFLVADDAGFITGSTITANGGQLFV, from the coding sequence ATGAGCAGAGTAGCACTCATCACCGGGGGCACCCGCGGCATCGGCGCCGCCATTTCCATGGCGTTGCACAATGCCGGCTATCGGGTCGTCGCGACCTATGCCGGCAACGATGAAAGAGCCGAAGCCTTTAACAGCGTGACGGGCATTGCCGTCTATCGCTGGGACGTCACGGACTACGAGGCTTGCGGCAAGGGCATTGCCCAGGTCGAGGCTGACGTCGGCCCGGTGGAGATCCTGGTCAACAACGCCGGCATCACCCGCGATGCGATGTTCCACAAGATGACGCCGCAGCAGTGGCATGAGGTGGTGAATACGAACCTGAACGGTCTTTTCAACATGACGCACCATGTGTGGGCGGGCATGCGGGAGAGAAATTTTGGGCGGGTCGTCAATATCTCGTCGATCAATGGCCAGAAAGGCCAGATGGGCCAAGCCAACTATTCGGCCGCAAAGGCGGGGGATATCGGCTTTACCAAGGCGCTGGCGCAAGAAGGCGCTGCCAAGAACATTACCGTCAATGCGATCTGCCCTGGCTATATCGGCACGGAGATGGTGCTGTCGGTGCCGGAAAAGGTAATGAACGGTTATATCCTGCCGCAAATTCCGGTTGGCAGGCTGGGGGAGCCGGAAGAAGTTGCCCGTTGCGTCGTATTCCTCGTTGCCGATGACGCCGGGTTCATCACCGGCTCCACGATCACGGCAAATGGCGGCCAGCTTTTCGTCTGA
- a CDS encoding RNA-binding S4 domain-containing protein has product MVDERQVSSGSRQRIDKWLFFARMIKSRSLAQTYVLKGNVRINGERIIQPSHGVRPGDKIELSLERRDIVLVVRLPGERRGPFEEAKLLYEDITPPPDETKKLTLFEQALRDPGAGRPTKRQRREIDRLMADDE; this is encoded by the coding sequence ATGGTGGACGAAAGACAGGTCTCAAGCGGTTCGCGACAGCGCATCGACAAGTGGCTGTTTTTCGCCCGCATGATAAAATCCCGCTCGCTGGCGCAGACCTACGTGCTTAAGGGCAACGTACGGATCAATGGCGAGCGCATCATCCAGCCGAGCCATGGCGTCAGGCCCGGCGACAAGATCGAACTGTCGCTGGAACGACGGGACATAGTTCTCGTTGTCAGACTGCCCGGGGAGAGGCGAGGTCCTTTCGAGGAAGCCAAGCTGCTGTATGAGGACATCACGCCGCCACCGGATGAAACGAAGAAGCTGACCCTGTTCGAACAAGCGCTGCGCGACCCCGGCGCCGGGCGCCCGACGAAGCGCCAGCGCCGCGAGATCGACCGGCTGATGGCGGACGACGAATAG